The Oreochromis niloticus isolate F11D_XX linkage group LG13, O_niloticus_UMD_NMBU, whole genome shotgun sequence genome has a window encoding:
- the si:dkey-174i8.1 gene encoding arylsulfatase I isoform X1 encodes MALHQTILACQDEDTFMESVKTEEVEKPRPPHFIFIMVDDQGYGDIGYHGSDIHTPVLDRLAAEGVKLENYYVQPICSPSRSQLMTGRYQIHTGLQHSIIRPRQPLCLPPDSPTLPERLAEAGYATHMVGKWHLGFCRPSCLPTGRGFQSFLGTLTGSGDHFSYQSCDGAEACGFDLHDGDRPAWEMAGNYSTLLYIDRVKQILKRHDPHTPLFLYLSLQAAHTPLQVPDHFLHLYDSHRNRLRRHYAAMLSCLDSGVAQVVQELKTQGLYENSVLIYSSDNGGQPLSGGSNWPLRGGKGTYWEGGIRAVGFVHSPLLKKKGIVSRALIHVSDWYPTLLGLAGAQQSHHGLDGHDVWGSISEGLPCPRTEILFNIDPVSRKAGEPYDKALILSGFGIWDTAVRAALRAGDWKLLTGNVGDGDWIPPQALPGGPERWKKLEKRRNKLGKSVWLFNVSADPYERYDLAETRPEVVKHLMTRLAEYNQTAVMARNPPDDPMADPELHGGAWSPWLGLEGDNEKEESSKEKMIKIRHCKLSKLKALFKKVGSRLQRKTLF; translated from the exons ATGGCGCTCCACCAGACAAT CCTTGCCTGTCAGGATGAAGACACGTTTATGGAAAGTGTGAAAACAGAGGAGGTTGAAAAGCCCAGGCCACCTCACTTTATCTTCATTATGGTGGACGACCAGGGCTATGGAGACATTGGTTACCACGGCTCAGACATCCACACTCCAGTATTGGACCGGCTGGCAGCAGAGGGGGTTAAACTGGAAAATTATTATGTCCAACCTATCTGTTCACCCTCTCGCAGTCAACTCATGACAGGGCG CTACCAAATTCACACTGGACTTCAGCATTCAATCATCCGCCCACGTCAACCGCTGTGCCTGCCCCCTGATAGTCCCACCCTGCCAGAGCGTCTGGCTGAAGCTGGATACGCCACACACATGGTGGGTAAGTGGCACCTGGGCTTCTGCAGGCCAAGCTGCTTGCCAACAGGACGTGGCTTTCAGAGTTTCCTGGGCACATTGACTGGCAGTGGAGATcatttctcctatcagagctgtgaCGGGGCAGAGGCTTGTGGATTTGACCTGCATGATGGAGACAGGCCTGCCTGGGAGATGGCTGGGAACTACTCCACTCTCCTCTACATAGACAG AGTGAAGCAGATCTTGAAGAGACACGACCCACATACACCACTCTTCCTCTATCTCTCCCTTCAGGCCGCCCATACACCGTTGCAGGTACCAGACCATTTTCTTCACCTTTATGATTCCCATCGCAATCGTCTCAGGCGTCATTATGCTGCCATGCTGAGCTGCCTGGACAGCGGGGTTGCACAAGTGGTCCAGGAACTAAAGACTCAAGGGCTCTATGAAAACTCTGTACTCATCTACTCTTCTGATAACGGTGGGCAGCCACTCTCTGGGGGAAGCAACTGGCCACTGAGAGGTGGCAAAGGAACCTACTGGGAAGGGGGCATTCGGGCTGTGGGCTTTGTCCACAGCCCACTTCTAAAGAAGAAAGGTATAGTAAGCAGAGCACTGATTCATGTCTCTGACTGGTATCCTACTTTACTGGGGCTTGCTGGAGCCCAGCAGTCCCACCATGGCCTTGATGGTCATGATGTTTGGGGAAGCATCAGTGAAGGTCTTCCCTGTCCTCGCACTGAAATTCTTTTCAACATTGACCCAGTTTCTAGGAAAGCTGGGGAACCATATGACAAGGCATTGATACTCAGTGGCTTTGGGATTTGGGACACAGCCGTGAGGGCAGCATTGAGGGCTGGTGACTGGAAGTTGTTGACAGGAAATGTGGGTGATGGGGACTGGATACCACCACAAGCACTTCCTGGTGGTCCAGAACGTTGGAAGAAACTTGAGAAGAGACGCAATAAGCTGGGGAAGTCAGTGTGGCTTTTTAATGTCAGTGCAGACCCGTACGAGagatatgatttggcagaaactcGTCCAGAGGTAGTAAAACATCTGATGACCAGGCTGGCAGAGTACAACCAGACAGCTGTGATGGCCAGGAATCCACCAGATGATCCGATGGCTGACCCAGAGCTCCATGGAGGGGCATGGAGCCCCTGGCTGGGGCTGGAGGGGGATAATGAAAAGGAGGAGAGCAGTAAAGAAAAGATGATAAAGATTAGGCACTGCAAATTATCTAAGTTAAAAGCCCTCTTCAAAAAGGTGGGATCACGCCTGCAGAGGAAGACCTTATTCTAA
- the si:dkey-174i8.1 gene encoding arylsulfatase I isoform X3 yields MALHQTIFFSYNPELLTPVCDRLLHLSQDSHCPQRDDSCIICFITQVAPLNLLMLSHHYQIHTGLQHSIIRPRQPLCLPPDSPTLPERLAEAGYATHMVGKWHLGFCRPSCLPTGRGFQSFLGTLTGSGDHFSYQSCDGAEACGFDLHDGDRPAWEMAGNYSTLLYIDRVKQILKRHDPHTPLFLYLSLQAAHTPLQVPDHFLHLYDSHRNRLRRHYAAMLSCLDSGVAQVVQELKTQGLYENSVLIYSSDNGGQPLSGGSNWPLRGGKGTYWEGGIRAVGFVHSPLLKKKGIVSRALIHVSDWYPTLLGLAGAQQSHHGLDGHDVWGSISEGLPCPRTEILFNIDPVSRKAGEPYDKALILSGFGIWDTAVRAALRAGDWKLLTGNVGDGDWIPPQALPGGPERWKKLEKRRNKLGKSVWLFNVSADPYERYDLAETRPEVVKHLMTRLAEYNQTAVMARNPPDDPMADPELHGGAWSPWLGLEGDNEKEESSKEKMIKIRHCKLSKLKALFKKVGSRLQRKTLF; encoded by the exons ATGGCGCTCCACCAGACAAT CTTTTTTTCCTATAATCCTGAACTCCTGACCCCAGtctgtgacagactgctgcatctcTCCCAGGACTCCCACTGTCCTCAGAGAGATGACTCCTGTATCATCTGCTTCATAACACAGGTGGCCCCTCTTAACCTCCTTATGCTGTCACACCA CTACCAAATTCACACTGGACTTCAGCATTCAATCATCCGCCCACGTCAACCGCTGTGCCTGCCCCCTGATAGTCCCACCCTGCCAGAGCGTCTGGCTGAAGCTGGATACGCCACACACATGGTGGGTAAGTGGCACCTGGGCTTCTGCAGGCCAAGCTGCTTGCCAACAGGACGTGGCTTTCAGAGTTTCCTGGGCACATTGACTGGCAGTGGAGATcatttctcctatcagagctgtgaCGGGGCAGAGGCTTGTGGATTTGACCTGCATGATGGAGACAGGCCTGCCTGGGAGATGGCTGGGAACTACTCCACTCTCCTCTACATAGACAG AGTGAAGCAGATCTTGAAGAGACACGACCCACATACACCACTCTTCCTCTATCTCTCCCTTCAGGCCGCCCATACACCGTTGCAGGTACCAGACCATTTTCTTCACCTTTATGATTCCCATCGCAATCGTCTCAGGCGTCATTATGCTGCCATGCTGAGCTGCCTGGACAGCGGGGTTGCACAAGTGGTCCAGGAACTAAAGACTCAAGGGCTCTATGAAAACTCTGTACTCATCTACTCTTCTGATAACGGTGGGCAGCCACTCTCTGGGGGAAGCAACTGGCCACTGAGAGGTGGCAAAGGAACCTACTGGGAAGGGGGCATTCGGGCTGTGGGCTTTGTCCACAGCCCACTTCTAAAGAAGAAAGGTATAGTAAGCAGAGCACTGATTCATGTCTCTGACTGGTATCCTACTTTACTGGGGCTTGCTGGAGCCCAGCAGTCCCACCATGGCCTTGATGGTCATGATGTTTGGGGAAGCATCAGTGAAGGTCTTCCCTGTCCTCGCACTGAAATTCTTTTCAACATTGACCCAGTTTCTAGGAAAGCTGGGGAACCATATGACAAGGCATTGATACTCAGTGGCTTTGGGATTTGGGACACAGCCGTGAGGGCAGCATTGAGGGCTGGTGACTGGAAGTTGTTGACAGGAAATGTGGGTGATGGGGACTGGATACCACCACAAGCACTTCCTGGTGGTCCAGAACGTTGGAAGAAACTTGAGAAGAGACGCAATAAGCTGGGGAAGTCAGTGTGGCTTTTTAATGTCAGTGCAGACCCGTACGAGagatatgatttggcagaaactcGTCCAGAGGTAGTAAAACATCTGATGACCAGGCTGGCAGAGTACAACCAGACAGCTGTGATGGCCAGGAATCCACCAGATGATCCGATGGCTGACCCAGAGCTCCATGGAGGGGCATGGAGCCCCTGGCTGGGGCTGGAGGGGGATAATGAAAAGGAGGAGAGCAGTAAAGAAAAGATGATAAAGATTAGGCACTGCAAATTATCTAAGTTAAAAGCCCTCTTCAAAAAGGTGGGATCACGCCTGCAGAGGAAGACCTTATTCTAA
- the si:dkey-174i8.1 gene encoding arylsulfatase I isoform X2, translating to MESVKTEEVEKPRPPHFIFIMVDDQGYGDIGYHGSDIHTPVLDRLAAEGVKLENYYVQPICSPSRSQLMTGRYQIHTGLQHSIIRPRQPLCLPPDSPTLPERLAEAGYATHMVGKWHLGFCRPSCLPTGRGFQSFLGTLTGSGDHFSYQSCDGAEACGFDLHDGDRPAWEMAGNYSTLLYIDRVKQILKRHDPHTPLFLYLSLQAAHTPLQVPDHFLHLYDSHRNRLRRHYAAMLSCLDSGVAQVVQELKTQGLYENSVLIYSSDNGGQPLSGGSNWPLRGGKGTYWEGGIRAVGFVHSPLLKKKGIVSRALIHVSDWYPTLLGLAGAQQSHHGLDGHDVWGSISEGLPCPRTEILFNIDPVSRKAGEPYDKALILSGFGIWDTAVRAALRAGDWKLLTGNVGDGDWIPPQALPGGPERWKKLEKRRNKLGKSVWLFNVSADPYERYDLAETRPEVVKHLMTRLAEYNQTAVMARNPPDDPMADPELHGGAWSPWLGLEGDNEKEESSKEKMIKIRHCKLSKLKALFKKVGSRLQRKTLF from the exons ATGGAAAGTGTGAAAACAGAGGAGGTTGAAAAGCCCAGGCCACCTCACTTTATCTTCATTATGGTGGACGACCAGGGCTATGGAGACATTGGTTACCACGGCTCAGACATCCACACTCCAGTATTGGACCGGCTGGCAGCAGAGGGGGTTAAACTGGAAAATTATTATGTCCAACCTATCTGTTCACCCTCTCGCAGTCAACTCATGACAGGGCG CTACCAAATTCACACTGGACTTCAGCATTCAATCATCCGCCCACGTCAACCGCTGTGCCTGCCCCCTGATAGTCCCACCCTGCCAGAGCGTCTGGCTGAAGCTGGATACGCCACACACATGGTGGGTAAGTGGCACCTGGGCTTCTGCAGGCCAAGCTGCTTGCCAACAGGACGTGGCTTTCAGAGTTTCCTGGGCACATTGACTGGCAGTGGAGATcatttctcctatcagagctgtgaCGGGGCAGAGGCTTGTGGATTTGACCTGCATGATGGAGACAGGCCTGCCTGGGAGATGGCTGGGAACTACTCCACTCTCCTCTACATAGACAG AGTGAAGCAGATCTTGAAGAGACACGACCCACATACACCACTCTTCCTCTATCTCTCCCTTCAGGCCGCCCATACACCGTTGCAGGTACCAGACCATTTTCTTCACCTTTATGATTCCCATCGCAATCGTCTCAGGCGTCATTATGCTGCCATGCTGAGCTGCCTGGACAGCGGGGTTGCACAAGTGGTCCAGGAACTAAAGACTCAAGGGCTCTATGAAAACTCTGTACTCATCTACTCTTCTGATAACGGTGGGCAGCCACTCTCTGGGGGAAGCAACTGGCCACTGAGAGGTGGCAAAGGAACCTACTGGGAAGGGGGCATTCGGGCTGTGGGCTTTGTCCACAGCCCACTTCTAAAGAAGAAAGGTATAGTAAGCAGAGCACTGATTCATGTCTCTGACTGGTATCCTACTTTACTGGGGCTTGCTGGAGCCCAGCAGTCCCACCATGGCCTTGATGGTCATGATGTTTGGGGAAGCATCAGTGAAGGTCTTCCCTGTCCTCGCACTGAAATTCTTTTCAACATTGACCCAGTTTCTAGGAAAGCTGGGGAACCATATGACAAGGCATTGATACTCAGTGGCTTTGGGATTTGGGACACAGCCGTGAGGGCAGCATTGAGGGCTGGTGACTGGAAGTTGTTGACAGGAAATGTGGGTGATGGGGACTGGATACCACCACAAGCACTTCCTGGTGGTCCAGAACGTTGGAAGAAACTTGAGAAGAGACGCAATAAGCTGGGGAAGTCAGTGTGGCTTTTTAATGTCAGTGCAGACCCGTACGAGagatatgatttggcagaaactcGTCCAGAGGTAGTAAAACATCTGATGACCAGGCTGGCAGAGTACAACCAGACAGCTGTGATGGCCAGGAATCCACCAGATGATCCGATGGCTGACCCAGAGCTCCATGGAGGGGCATGGAGCCCCTGGCTGGGGCTGGAGGGGGATAATGAAAAGGAGGAGAGCAGTAAAGAAAAGATGATAAAGATTAGGCACTGCAAATTATCTAAGTTAAAAGCCCTCTTCAAAAAGGTGGGATCACGCCTGCAGAGGAAGACCTTATTCTAA
- the si:dkey-174i8.1 gene encoding arylsulfatase I isoform X4, which translates to MALHQTIYQIHTGLQHSIIRPRQPLCLPPDSPTLPERLAEAGYATHMVGKWHLGFCRPSCLPTGRGFQSFLGTLTGSGDHFSYQSCDGAEACGFDLHDGDRPAWEMAGNYSTLLYIDRVKQILKRHDPHTPLFLYLSLQAAHTPLQVPDHFLHLYDSHRNRLRRHYAAMLSCLDSGVAQVVQELKTQGLYENSVLIYSSDNGGQPLSGGSNWPLRGGKGTYWEGGIRAVGFVHSPLLKKKGIVSRALIHVSDWYPTLLGLAGAQQSHHGLDGHDVWGSISEGLPCPRTEILFNIDPVSRKAGEPYDKALILSGFGIWDTAVRAALRAGDWKLLTGNVGDGDWIPPQALPGGPERWKKLEKRRNKLGKSVWLFNVSADPYERYDLAETRPEVVKHLMTRLAEYNQTAVMARNPPDDPMADPELHGGAWSPWLGLEGDNEKEESSKEKMIKIRHCKLSKLKALFKKVGSRLQRKTLF; encoded by the exons ATGGCGCTCCACCAGACAAT CTACCAAATTCACACTGGACTTCAGCATTCAATCATCCGCCCACGTCAACCGCTGTGCCTGCCCCCTGATAGTCCCACCCTGCCAGAGCGTCTGGCTGAAGCTGGATACGCCACACACATGGTGGGTAAGTGGCACCTGGGCTTCTGCAGGCCAAGCTGCTTGCCAACAGGACGTGGCTTTCAGAGTTTCCTGGGCACATTGACTGGCAGTGGAGATcatttctcctatcagagctgtgaCGGGGCAGAGGCTTGTGGATTTGACCTGCATGATGGAGACAGGCCTGCCTGGGAGATGGCTGGGAACTACTCCACTCTCCTCTACATAGACAG AGTGAAGCAGATCTTGAAGAGACACGACCCACATACACCACTCTTCCTCTATCTCTCCCTTCAGGCCGCCCATACACCGTTGCAGGTACCAGACCATTTTCTTCACCTTTATGATTCCCATCGCAATCGTCTCAGGCGTCATTATGCTGCCATGCTGAGCTGCCTGGACAGCGGGGTTGCACAAGTGGTCCAGGAACTAAAGACTCAAGGGCTCTATGAAAACTCTGTACTCATCTACTCTTCTGATAACGGTGGGCAGCCACTCTCTGGGGGAAGCAACTGGCCACTGAGAGGTGGCAAAGGAACCTACTGGGAAGGGGGCATTCGGGCTGTGGGCTTTGTCCACAGCCCACTTCTAAAGAAGAAAGGTATAGTAAGCAGAGCACTGATTCATGTCTCTGACTGGTATCCTACTTTACTGGGGCTTGCTGGAGCCCAGCAGTCCCACCATGGCCTTGATGGTCATGATGTTTGGGGAAGCATCAGTGAAGGTCTTCCCTGTCCTCGCACTGAAATTCTTTTCAACATTGACCCAGTTTCTAGGAAAGCTGGGGAACCATATGACAAGGCATTGATACTCAGTGGCTTTGGGATTTGGGACACAGCCGTGAGGGCAGCATTGAGGGCTGGTGACTGGAAGTTGTTGACAGGAAATGTGGGTGATGGGGACTGGATACCACCACAAGCACTTCCTGGTGGTCCAGAACGTTGGAAGAAACTTGAGAAGAGACGCAATAAGCTGGGGAAGTCAGTGTGGCTTTTTAATGTCAGTGCAGACCCGTACGAGagatatgatttggcagaaactcGTCCAGAGGTAGTAAAACATCTGATGACCAGGCTGGCAGAGTACAACCAGACAGCTGTGATGGCCAGGAATCCACCAGATGATCCGATGGCTGACCCAGAGCTCCATGGAGGGGCATGGAGCCCCTGGCTGGGGCTGGAGGGGGATAATGAAAAGGAGGAGAGCAGTAAAGAAAAGATGATAAAGATTAGGCACTGCAAATTATCTAAGTTAAAAGCCCTCTTCAAAAAGGTGGGATCACGCCTGCAGAGGAAGACCTTATTCTAA